Part of the Paenibacillus sp. JNUCC32 genome is shown below.
GCCAAACACAACCGCCTCCGTCATTCGCGCAGCCAGGTAAGGATCTTCTCCGTAACATTCCTCGGAGCGTCCCCACCGCGGATCCTGCAGGATGTCCAGTACCGAGACCAAGCCTAAATGCGCGCCTCGGCTGCGGATCTCGGAGGCCACATGGGAATAGGCGCTTTCAATTAATTCGGGATTCCAGGTGGAACCGATGGCCGTATTGACGGGCAGAAGCGTTCCGTCTAGCGCTTGATGGCCGTGGGGGCATTCCTCCGAGAGCAGGACGGGAATGCCGAGCCGGCTGTGTTCGATCACGTAACGCTGAATGGCGTTCGCCACCTTCGCGTTGTCCTTCGTAGGAATCCCGTTCTCATAGGTCACCCCGGACCAAGGATCCGCCCGGAACAGACCGTACAGCGCCCCCATGCCGGCCCCCCATTCAACATGCTCCTTGAATAGGTCGGTCAGTTCAAACTCCGTTTCGGTCCCTTCGCTTCGCCGATATGCCATCCAGCCGTACAAGTGCTGGTTCAGCTGCCCGACCTTCTCCCGCAGCGTCATTCTGGACAATAAATCCTCTACGCGCTCGTCTACGGGGAGCGCAGCATTCCGATATTTCTCCATATTCCCCATACTCCTTCCATCCTGGTCGTCATGCTTTTAATCATTCTTTGATATTCAAGACCCGATATTTCTTGGGCGTCATGCCCGTGTACAGTTTGAAGACGGATACAAAATACTTGTATTCTTTGTAACCGACGCGGTCGGCAATCTCAAACACCTTGTCCTGCGTCGTCAGCAGCAGCTTTCTCGCCTCGTTGATGCGCAATTCGTTCATGTATTCGCTGAAGCTTTTTCCCGTGCTTTGTTTAAAAATATTGCTGAAGTAGCTGGGCGTAATCTTTAAATACGCTGCCACTTCCGACGCTTTCAGGTCGCTCAGATAATGATCCGCCATATACTTCTTGGCCTTCTCAATGATCCAGAACGATCTGTCGATGCCGACCCTGTCGATCAGCTGCAGCAGATCAAACACTTCGGTGGATATCGCCAGACGAATCGCGTCGGGATGATTGAACACCTCCAGGTCGATCGTTCTCTCCAGGCCATGCTCCAGCTGGGTCAGGCCGCTTTGACGAAGTCGCTGCCGCAGCATGATGGACAGTTCATCACACACGTTCACCATATCCGTCAACAGGTACCGCTGATCCCGGAAGAATCGGAACATGCCGTCGATTAGCTCTTCCAGCATTTCGGCATCCTGCTTGAATAATGCCACGGACAGTTTCGAGACCATGTCGGCACTGTCGAAATCGTGCTTGGCCCGGCCGTTATCCACCTCGGACTTATATTCTCGATCCAGCAAGGGGCGCTGTTCCAAGGCATAATAAGGCAATAACGCTCGCACCTGCGAGCAGATGGCTGCCGTTTGGTCCAGGGAAGCGTAAGCATCCGATACCGCGCCATACAAACGATGCTCTTCCGGCCAGGCATCCAGCATCGCCTGCAGAATTTCATCCCACTGCCGCTTCGGGCGCGGCTGATCCGTCATCAGCAGGGTCAACAGCAGATTTTTATGCACAAACACGGATACTTGACGAATTCCGCTGGTTTCGAGGTTTTCACGAACCGTTCGGATCCATACATGCTGCAGCATCGTTAAATCCTGTTCCGATACGGAAGCTGCAAGGTTCGAGAACTTCTCCAGCTGCGTAGCCATGAGTTTATATTCGGCACCGTTTACTAAATCGCCGGGCACCGCCTTGGCCAATGAAGTTTCATTATGCGCTGCCATGTCGGAAAGCCACAGCTCGGCATCCTTCGATGATCCGTCGACACGGATATCTTGGTTGCGAATGTCTTCCACGATTCCGGTCACGGCGGCCACCAATTCGTCAATATCGACGGGCTTCAACAAGTAATCGGTTACATCAAGCTTGATGGCTTGGCGGGCATACTCGAATTCCTCATAACCGCTGATCATGATGACCCGAATCTGAGGATGACGGAGCTTCAGCTCCTTAGCAAGCTGAAGCCCGTCCATTCCCTCCATTCGGATGTCCGTCAGAACCAGATCAATCTCGTGTTCCTGCACCACCTGCAAAGCTTCATTGCCGTCATAAGCCTCGGCGACGACCTCGACTCCATAATCCGCCCAGTCAATGGTATAGTGCAAGCCCTGACAGATCACCGGTTCATCGTCAACGATCAGCATTTTTACTGTCTTCACGTGTTGCATCGTACGATTCACCACCGTAGGTTTCAGAATATGGAAGCTTGAGGCGAATCAAGGTTCCTTGCGATGAAGCCTCAATCACTTCCAGTCCGTAGCGTTCTCCGAAAAATAGGTATAAACGTTCATGAATGTTGCTGAGCGCACCTCGTGTGCGGCCGGCTTGGACTCCGATTCGCAGGGATTCCCTGACTTCTTCCAAAGTAGAATCGTCCATACCCCGGCCGTTATCCTGCACGTCGATCCAAATCTCATCCTCCCGCTTATACGCGATGACCGTTATCCTGGCGACCGGCTCGCGCCGATCAAGGCCATGCTTGAGAAAATTCTCGACCAAAGGCTGAATGGTAGCCTTCAAGGTAAGCGAATTCGCCAGATCATATTCCATGTACAGCGCATATTTCAGTTTACGCCCCAGCCGTCTCTGCTGCAAATACAAATAGGAGCGTACGAATTCCATTTCTTTAGCAAGGCTGGTCTCATAATGGCCATTGTTCAGACTGGAACGCAGGAATCGGGACAAAATTTCGATGAGCTGGCTGGACTCGACGGCCTTCTCCAGCCTGGCGGTCCAGCGGATCATATCCAGCGTATTATAGAGAAAATGCGGATCCATCTGCTCCTGCAGCAGGCGCAGCTCGGATTCGCGCTCCCTCAGTTCCAGCTTGTATTTATGCTCGATCAGTTCCTGAATCGTGGAGACCATATCGTTAAACCTGCGGTTCAGCTCGGAAATCTCATCCTTGGAACGAATGGGGACCCGAGCGTTGAAATCGCCGAGCTTTACGCGATTGGTCTCAATCTTCAGGCGCAGGATCGGCCTGATAATCGTATAGTGGAACCCGATCAAGGCCGATAAGCCCAACAGGAGAATTCCGATGAGAATAACCTGCATCAAGATGGATACGCCGCGTACATCCTGATCCAACGCAGCCTTGGGCACCATGGAAACGATCGTCCAATCGGTATTCTCCATCCGTTGATGAAATGTCAAATACGCTTCCCCGTCGTGTCGGTACGTGGAAGAGCCCATCGTCCCGGCGGTTATGATATCCGTAATCGCTTTCCCATCGCCGATATCCAAGGATAGCAATTCTTTGGAGGGCAGTACGATTTGTCCTTCGGCATTCACAATGAACACCATGCCTTCGTCCCTCGTCAACCCCCGCTGCAGCTGTTTAAGAATACTGGCTTCATCCATGCGGATGACGAGCCTAGCCAGCGGGAGCGTGATCTCGTCATAGGAATTCAGAACCCGGAACAATGAGACGAGGTTTACTTCACCATACCAGCCGCTGGTGGAAGGATAGCCGTTGCTCCACACGATTCCGCCTTTATGCTCGTCCGCCAGCCGGTTCCAAGACTCTTCGTTGCCGTGAATCGGCTCGCCCATCTCAATGGAATTGCCGTTAAACCCGGTAATCGAAATGGATTTGATATAGTTTTTGGACATGAGCTGAAACGTCAGGAATCCTTCGAGATTCTGCTTCAACTGCTCCGCCCTCCCGCTCTCTGGCGGTGGATCAAGGCGCAGGTATTGGCGCATGTCATTGCTCAATATCAAATAATCGGCGATATCCTCGATCATGGCCGTTTGTTCTTCCAGCTGGTTCGTTACGATCTCCAGGCTGCGTTGGCTTGATTGGATAAATTGGCCGCGCAGCACTTCGTTCAGCTTGTCTTGGGCCAGGACGCCGACCCCCAGCGTAGGCAGAATGACAAAAAAGAGGAAAATGACCAGAGCCTTCTGTTTCAGACCATAATTCCCGATCCAGCCCAAACTGCTGCGCATGTCCATTCCCTCTTTCGATGACTTCATGATGTTGAGCTGAAACCGGATTAACCTTTGACTGCGCCTGCCGTCATGCCGTTAACGAGCTGCTTTTGCAGGAGCAGGTAAAAAATAATGATCGGTATAAGCGCGATCGTCAACGCAGCCATTTGCAGCGTAAGGCTGGCCGTCTCAATGCCGACAAAGTTGGCGAGCCCAAGCGGCAATGTTTTCAGCGACGATGAACTGATCAAGACGAGTGCGAACAAGTACTCGTTCCAATTATAGATAAAGTTCAAGATCACGACGGTTGAAATCGCCGGACGAGTGATCGGTAATATGATCGACCAGAAAATCTTGAATACGCCCGCGCCGTCCATGACGCCCGACTCCTCCAAATCCTTCGGAAACCCTCTCATGAAACCCTCCAGGATAAAGATCGTCAAGGACAAATGGAACGCCGTGTATGGAAGAATCAGCGATAAGTGGGTATCCAGCAAATGCAGATTCCGCATGATCAAGAAAATCGGAATCAAGGTCGCATGAATCGGA
Proteins encoded:
- a CDS encoding response regulator transcription factor — translated: MQHVKTVKMLIVDDEPVICQGLHYTIDWADYGVEVVAEAYDGNEALQVVQEHEIDLVLTDIRMEGMDGLQLAKELKLRHPQIRVIMISGYEEFEYARQAIKLDVTDYLLKPVDIDELVAAVTGIVEDIRNQDIRVDGSSKDAELWLSDMAAHNETSLAKAVPGDLVNGAEYKLMATQLEKFSNLAASVSEQDLTMLQHVWIRTVRENLETSGIRQVSVFVHKNLLLTLLMTDQPRPKRQWDEILQAMLDAWPEEHRLYGAVSDAYASLDQTAAICSQVRALLPYYALEQRPLLDREYKSEVDNGRAKHDFDSADMVSKLSVALFKQDAEMLEELIDGMFRFFRDQRYLLTDMVNVCDELSIMLRQRLRQSGLTQLEHGLERTIDLEVFNHPDAIRLAISTEVFDLLQLIDRVGIDRSFWIIEKAKKYMADHYLSDLKASEVAAYLKITPSYFSNIFKQSTGKSFSEYMNELRINEARKLLLTTQDKVFEIADRVGYKEYKYFVSVFKLYTGMTPKKYRVLNIKE
- a CDS encoding sensor histidine kinase, whose translation is MRSSLGWIGNYGLKQKALVIFLFFVILPTLGVGVLAQDKLNEVLRGQFIQSSQRSLEIVTNQLEEQTAMIEDIADYLILSNDMRQYLRLDPPPESGRAEQLKQNLEGFLTFQLMSKNYIKSISITGFNGNSIEMGEPIHGNEESWNRLADEHKGGIVWSNGYPSTSGWYGEVNLVSLFRVLNSYDEITLPLARLVIRMDEASILKQLQRGLTRDEGMVFIVNAEGQIVLPSKELLSLDIGDGKAITDIITAGTMGSSTYRHDGEAYLTFHQRMENTDWTIVSMVPKAALDQDVRGVSILMQVILIGILLLGLSALIGFHYTIIRPILRLKIETNRVKLGDFNARVPIRSKDEISELNRRFNDMVSTIQELIEHKYKLELRERESELRLLQEQMDPHFLYNTLDMIRWTARLEKAVESSQLIEILSRFLRSSLNNGHYETSLAKEMEFVRSYLYLQQRRLGRKLKYALYMEYDLANSLTLKATIQPLVENFLKHGLDRREPVARITVIAYKREDEIWIDVQDNGRGMDDSTLEEVRESLRIGVQAGRTRGALSNIHERLYLFFGERYGLEVIEASSQGTLIRLKLPYSETYGGESYDATREDSKNADR
- a CDS encoding carbohydrate ABC transporter permease, giving the protein MYRQTKWFHLSAYTFLGIFAIINIIPFFWMIVDSFKTEQEYAANPFSIPTELQFSNYAKAWEVANMDTYFLNSIIVTVVSLVVTVLLGSLAAYFLARFNFKLRGATYAIFLLGMVVPIHATLIPIFLIMRNLHLLDTHLSLILPYTAFHLSLTIFILEGFMRGFPKDLEESGVMDGAGVFKIFWSIILPITRPAISTVVILNFIYNWNEYLFALVLISSSSLKTLPLGLANFVGIETASLTLQMAALTIALIPIIIFYLLLQKQLVNGMTAGAVKG